Proteins encoded in a region of the Flavobacterium sp. MDT1-60 genome:
- a CDS encoding MFS transporter, translated as MIAGKKGSVFTLIGLYILTIPFFNGLNVTTYDNSQILGHFGASTTVFTYSVYIPVFSMLAFMPLGLKLGKQIKVRTMILSAAFLSIIFNTASLFATTIEWFTFCRSFMAIISVIGIFASMVPILLKYNPVFNMALLYGILQFIQKGSQHLYQYFGAHFTSLHNWTFGIYFLNVNFLICILLAWYFYKADVAPMKTKFQFDWRGWIIMILFFMLILFLCAEGQTRNWFSDSKIGLAVAFLFIIVGVYLLHTRFTEEPIIDPDVYRYKNVVIGAFLMFYIGVMNGTGSIVTGYMTNVLGFDSVLGAQTHLAILLGLCISIPLSTYLLYKRIYLATIWIIGFACYGLYHNILFLRFYPGIASSDFFLPLVFKGLGMGFLFPVSLLYISEGVPPKLSASRMMSGIIAQAVFASLLGSAILGTFIGNMNVQHKTGLSQQLTETNKQAQNQLINYKRNFLFMGLSDSEAQKKAEKSLSNQTAQAAILLAYKDIYLVMSVICFLPIFIILLFKLWRRPIGKVAVEPIPI; from the coding sequence ATGATCGCAGGAAAAAAAGGAAGTGTTTTTACTCTTATAGGATTATACATCCTTACCATTCCTTTTTTTAACGGACTGAACGTCACGACTTATGATAACTCACAAATTCTGGGGCATTTTGGGGCTTCGACTACCGTTTTTACCTATTCTGTTTATATTCCTGTTTTTTCGATGTTGGCTTTTATGCCTTTAGGATTAAAATTGGGTAAACAGATTAAAGTGCGTACAATGATTTTATCGGCTGCTTTTTTATCTATTATTTTCAATACCGCATCATTATTTGCAACCACAATTGAGTGGTTTACATTTTGCCGTTCGTTTATGGCTATTATTTCTGTTATCGGAATATTTGCTTCAATGGTACCTATTTTATTAAAATATAATCCCGTTTTTAATATGGCTTTGTTATACGGAATCCTGCAGTTTATCCAGAAAGGAAGTCAGCATCTGTATCAATATTTCGGAGCACATTTTACCAGTTTGCATAACTGGACATTCGGAATTTATTTCCTGAATGTCAATTTTTTGATTTGTATTCTATTGGCCTGGTATTTTTATAAAGCCGATGTGGCCCCAATGAAAACTAAATTTCAGTTTGACTGGAGAGGCTGGATCATTATGATTTTGTTTTTCATGTTGATTCTTTTTTTATGTGCTGAAGGACAAACGAGAAATTGGTTCAGTGATTCCAAAATAGGATTGGCAGTTGCTTTTTTGTTTATAATAGTTGGTGTTTATCTGCTTCATACCCGATTTACAGAAGAACCCATAATTGATCCGGATGTATATCGGTATAAAAATGTGGTGATTGGTGCTTTTTTGATGTTTTATATTGGTGTGATGAACGGAACAGGCAGTATCGTTACAGGTTATATGACTAATGTCTTAGGTTTCGATTCGGTTTTGGGAGCGCAAACACATCTCGCCATATTACTTGGTTTATGTATTTCGATTCCGCTATCCACTTATCTTTTGTACAAGCGAATCTATTTGGCAACCATCTGGATTATCGGCTTTGCGTGTTATGGATTGTATCATAATATACTTTTTTTAAGATTTTATCCCGGAATAGCTTCATCAGATTTCTTTTTGCCATTGGTTTTTAAAGGACTCGGAATGGGGTTTCTTTTTCCGGTTTCCCTGCTTTATATTTCAGAGGGAGTTCCACCTAAATTAAGTGCATCCCGTATGATGAGCGGGATTATTGCTCAGGCCGTTTTTGCATCGCTTTTAGGAAGTGCTATTCTGGGAACATTCATTGGAAATATGAATGTGCAGCATAAAACAGGCCTGAGTCAGCAATTGACAGAAACCAATAAGCAGGCACAAAATCAGCTCATCAATTACAAAAGAAACTTTTTGTTTATGGGATTATCTGATTCCGAAGCACAGAAAAAAGCCGAAAAAAGTCTTTCTAATCAAACAGCACAAGCGGCAATATTACTGGCATATAAGGATATTTATCT
- a CDS encoding HlyD family secretion protein, translating to MSEENAPNEAIQKKDKKRNTVLTVLSFVFLIAGALWILSLFFDFSNYETTNNAQVEAYINSIAARATGHIKEIRFEANQYVHKGDTLVILDDSEYIIKVKQAEADLAIAEGNLHSLQQNITTSASNQASGQEKLAGDLASLEKAQKDYQRFKNMYADSAVTRNQYDQVISKLKSEEAYVKASRKGVEASGSITKQSNINLEAASATVARKKADLDAAKLQLSYTNIIAPSDGFVGERNLSIGELINANQTVATIVLNQKLWVSANFKETQIGKIKQGQQVTITIDALDGKEFKGKVIGFSPATGAKFSMVEPDNSTGNFVKITQRIPVRIEFEAAAKDLEEVKPGMNATVDVKK from the coding sequence ATGAGTGAAGAAAATGCACCAAATGAAGCAATTCAGAAAAAAGACAAAAAGCGAAATACGGTTTTAACGGTTTTATCTTTTGTTTTTTTAATTGCCGGCGCTTTATGGATTTTAAGTTTATTCTTTGATTTCAGTAATTATGAAACTACAAATAATGCTCAGGTTGAGGCCTATATTAACAGCATTGCGGCAAGAGCAACTGGTCATATTAAAGAAATTAGGTTTGAAGCCAATCAATATGTTCACAAAGGTGATACTTTGGTGATTTTGGATGATTCGGAATACATTATTAAAGTTAAACAGGCTGAAGCTGATTTGGCTATAGCGGAAGGAAACCTGCATTCTTTACAGCAAAATATAACAACTTCGGCCTCTAATCAGGCTTCCGGACAGGAAAAGTTGGCCGGTGATTTGGCAAGTCTTGAAAAAGCACAGAAAGATTATCAGCGTTTTAAAAATATGTATGCTGACTCAGCCGTGACCCGAAATCAGTACGATCAGGTAATTTCAAAATTGAAATCGGAAGAAGCGTATGTAAAAGCAAGCCGGAAAGGAGTAGAAGCAAGCGGCTCTATAACCAAACAAAGTAACATCAATCTGGAAGCGGCAAGCGCCACTGTAGCCAGAAAAAAGGCAGATCTTGATGCTGCCAAATTGCAATTGTCATACACGAATATCATTGCGCCATCTGATGGATTTGTAGGCGAGCGCAATCTTTCTATCGGAGAACTAATCAACGCCAATCAGACGGTAGCCACTATTGTATTAAATCAAAAATTATGGGTTTCGGCTAATTTTAAAGAAACACAAATCGGAAAAATAAAACAGGGACAACAAGTTACCATAACCATAGATGCTCTTGATGGAAAAGAATTTAAAGGAAAAGTGATTGGTTTCTCTCCGGCTACGGGCGCTAAATTTTCGATGGTCGAACCTGATAATTCAACAGGAAATTTTGTAAAAATAACGCAACGCATTCCGGTTAGAATTGAATTTGAAGCTGCAGCCAAAGATTTGGAAGAAGTAAAACCCGGAATGAATGCAACCGTTGATGTAAAAAAGTAA
- a CDS encoding TolC family protein: protein MKYRQLKNLGLKYLFFVLVCSRTSLSFAQQDSLVIAKPLKFDEAILLGIQNNKQLKIANTNLAIAKENVDQAKIAKMPRVGLSAGYTYIGDPKLYEGFYESNITVDYFNHMGFANVVSSVPIYSGGSINNRIKQQELLSQMQESVVKMTEAEVKNAITEQYFTLEKLYRQIEVTKQNIINTDLRISQLKSRVNNGQNLKSDLLRTELQQSNFKISVFRSTNTIELISNYLDILIGFPTNTILKPEVAESMLPTENIDLQQSLADAFQNREEIKRAEIGIKISESSLSLTRSGFRPNINANLILNTEYPAQWPSYVNILNYWAAGLSLSWDVSSFYTLKHRISGDKLEIDKSNIALEITKDQISTEVKNAYVRYAESKENIKTYKKDVELSMSNYKIVKSRYDNDFALISEIVDAELQLNNSRISLVNANLDLIIQYYSLQYAMGKL from the coding sequence ATGAAGTATCGGCAATTAAAAAATTTAGGCTTAAAATATCTGTTTTTTGTGTTGGTATGTTCTCGTACCAGCCTAAGTTTTGCACAGCAAGATAGTCTTGTTATTGCAAAACCACTAAAATTCGACGAAGCCATATTGTTAGGTATTCAAAATAACAAACAACTTAAAATAGCCAACACTAATTTAGCGATTGCTAAAGAAAACGTTGATCAGGCAAAGATTGCTAAAATGCCACGAGTGGGACTAAGTGCAGGTTATACATATATAGGTGATCCTAAATTATACGAAGGATTTTACGAAAGCAATATTACTGTTGATTATTTTAATCATATGGGATTTGCCAATGTTGTTTCGTCGGTTCCAATTTACAGCGGAGGTTCAATTAATAATAGAATCAAGCAACAAGAACTACTTAGTCAGATGCAGGAATCCGTGGTTAAAATGACGGAGGCAGAAGTAAAAAACGCAATTACTGAACAATATTTTACGCTTGAAAAATTATACCGCCAAATTGAGGTTACCAAACAAAATATTATAAATACAGATCTTCGAATTAGCCAGTTAAAATCACGTGTCAATAATGGTCAGAATTTAAAAAGTGATTTACTGAGAACCGAATTGCAACAATCTAATTTTAAGATTTCGGTTTTTAGAAGTACCAATACTATTGAATTGATTAGTAATTATCTGGATATTTTAATTGGATTCCCGACGAATACAATTTTGAAACCGGAAGTAGCAGAAAGCATGCTTCCGACAGAAAATATAGATCTTCAGCAAAGCCTGGCAGATGCATTCCAAAACAGGGAAGAAATAAAACGTGCCGAAATAGGAATCAAAATCTCCGAATCTTCTTTGAGTCTCACAAGAAGCGGATTCCGACCAAACATTAATGCCAATCTTATTTTAAATACCGAATATCCGGCGCAATGGCCGAGCTATGTCAATATTCTCAATTATTGGGCTGCTGGTCTTTCTTTAAGTTGGGATGTTTCGAGTTTTTATACTTTGAAGCATCGAATATCAGGTGATAAATTGGAGATTGATAAGAGTAATATTGCTCTGGAAATAACAAAAGATCAAATTAGTACAGAGGTAAAAAACGCCTATGTCAGATATGCTGAAAGCAAAGAAAACATCAAAACCTACAAAAAAGATGTGGAGTTGTCGATGAGCAATTATAAAATTGTAAAAAGCAGGTATGATAACGATTTTGCCTTAATCAGCGAAATAGTAGATGCTGAATTACAATTAAATAACTCCCGAATTTCACTGGTAAACGCCAATTTAGATTTAATTATTCAATATTATTCCCTGCAATATGCTATGGGTAAACTTTAA
- a CDS encoding bestrophin family protein has protein sequence MFVNNSFSYKSIARFSGGYVLWIIVWSFLVLCVYKFLDFKWIAIPWVSVGVIGTAVSFYIGFKNNQSYDRIWEARKIWGAILNISRMWGSTTRGYIKNHDSLQKLTDEEIDTITKKLIYRNIAYVYALRDQLLIPTSWEHVSLGTHVARRNRKKMEKIGIGILEDNFTKEILEKHLGIDEYEELTKFSTMATHIIDLQSQDLMKLRKNGVINDFYHAQLQTLLNNLYDEQGKAERIKKFPLPRLYAYTSILFVLIFIILLPFGLIAQFDKMGPYETWLFIPTVTIISWIFLIMELVGDYSENPFGGLGNDIPMLSICRSIEIDLKEMIGDGDIPKPILAQNGILL, from the coding sequence ATGTTTGTAAATAATAGTTTCAGCTATAAATCAATAGCAAGATTCAGCGGAGGTTATGTATTATGGATAATTGTTTGGTCGTTTCTGGTTTTATGTGTTTATAAATTTCTGGATTTTAAATGGATTGCAATTCCGTGGGTTAGTGTCGGAGTTATTGGTACTGCTGTATCTTTTTATATTGGTTTTAAAAATAATCAGTCTTATGATAGAATATGGGAAGCCAGAAAAATATGGGGTGCAATTCTAAATATTAGTCGAATGTGGGGTTCCACGACTAGAGGTTATATCAAAAATCACGACTCTCTCCAAAAACTTACAGACGAAGAAATAGACACGATCACTAAAAAGCTGATTTATAGGAATATTGCGTATGTATATGCCTTGCGCGATCAGTTACTAATACCAACTTCTTGGGAACATGTAAGTTTAGGAACTCATGTTGCCAGAAGAAACCGAAAAAAAATGGAAAAAATTGGTATTGGAATACTTGAAGATAATTTTACAAAAGAAATTTTAGAGAAGCATCTTGGTATTGATGAATATGAAGAATTGACTAAATTTTCTACTATGGCAACACATATTATTGATCTTCAATCTCAAGATTTAATGAAGCTGAGAAAAAATGGTGTTATCAACGATTTTTATCATGCACAATTGCAAACACTCCTAAACAATTTATACGATGAGCAGGGTAAAGCTGAAAGAATTAAAAAATTTCCTTTACCACGTTTGTACGCTTATACCAGTATTTTATTTGTATTAATTTTTATTATTTTATTGCCGTTTGGTTTGATAGCCCAATTCGATAAAATGGGACCTTACGAAACGTGGTTGTTTATTCCGACAGTAACAATTATTTCCTGGATTTTTCTTATTATGGAGCTTGTTGGTGACTATTCTGAAAACCCATTTGGCGGATTAGGAAATGATATTCCGATGCTCTCTATTTGTCGGTCTATTGAAATTGACCTGAAAGAAATGATTGGAGATGGAGACATTCCAAAACCTATTTTGGCACAAAATGGTATTTTGTTGTAA
- a CDS encoding response regulator has protein sequence MKYQHILVIDDDPEDIEIFSEAINSFNENITITSSTDAFIALEDLKKAENLPDIIFLDLQMPRLTGKDFLEKLNEDSKLQNIPVVVLSGQSDAIAKDMYQKIGVRNYICKPNSYKELIEELREILQS, from the coding sequence ATGAAGTATCAACATATTTTGGTAATAGATGATGATCCTGAAGATATAGAAATATTTTCAGAGGCTATTAATTCCTTTAATGAAAATATTACTATTACATCCTCTACTGATGCTTTCATTGCCTTAGAAGATCTAAAAAAAGCAGAAAATTTACCCGATATTATTTTCCTTGACTTGCAGATGCCTCGCTTGACCGGTAAGGATTTTTTAGAAAAATTGAACGAAGATAGCAAGCTGCAAAATATTCCCGTTGTTGTATTATCAGGACAATCTGATGCTATTGCAAAAGATATGTATCAAAAAATTGGTGTCAGAAATTATATTTGCAAACCAAACAGTTACAAAGAACTAATTGAAGAGCTTCGTGAGATACTTCAATCTTAA
- a CDS encoding ankyrin repeat domain-containing protein → MKKKLFISIALVATLFSNAQQKNTLLEAAFWKTAPNVETVKAEIAKGNNPSQANPNAFDVTVLAINNDAPNETIKFLLDQPGNPVTKSTHDNRIYLHWAAYKGNVEMVEYLIKKGSDINLEDSHRATPADFAATSGQINPALYEAFFKAGLNPTKKYNEGANLLLLSIAFDKNLTLAEYFTTKGMSLKDVDNNGNTAFNYAARVGNIELLKKIAAKGIKYNDNALFFAAQGNRRETTSLEAYKYLVEELKLKPTAVNKSEENILHLLAAKPNQSEIVKYFLGKGVDANKVDKDGNTPLIKAAASRETTVLEQLLAVTKNVNAKNAKGESALTIAVKSGTTENAALLLNKGADVNVTDKDGNNLGVYLVQSYRPEASKGPDPLEAKIKLLQDKGLNLAAAQKDGSTLYHLAVVKNELTLLKKLAVLNIDVNTKNKDGMTALHKAAMISKNDEILKYLISIGAKKDIKTEFDESAYALAKENESLTKQNVSIDFLK, encoded by the coding sequence ATGAAAAAGAAACTTTTCATTTCAATTGCGTTAGTTGCTACCTTATTTTCTAATGCTCAGCAAAAGAATACATTATTAGAAGCAGCCTTCTGGAAAACTGCTCCTAATGTAGAAACTGTAAAAGCCGAAATAGCAAAAGGAAACAACCCATCTCAGGCCAATCCGAATGCATTTGATGTTACTGTTCTTGCCATTAATAACGATGCACCAAATGAAACGATAAAGTTCCTGCTTGACCAACCAGGTAACCCGGTTACCAAATCAACTCACGACAATCGTATTTACCTGCATTGGGCAGCCTACAAAGGAAATGTAGAAATGGTAGAATATCTTATTAAGAAAGGTTCAGATATTAATCTTGAAGACAGCCACCGTGCAACGCCAGCTGATTTTGCTGCGACCAGCGGCCAAATTAATCCAGCTTTATACGAGGCCTTTTTTAAAGCAGGATTAAATCCGACGAAAAAATATAATGAGGGTGCCAACTTATTATTACTTAGTATTGCGTTTGATAAAAACCTGACTCTTGCGGAATATTTCACAACAAAAGGAATGTCTCTTAAAGATGTCGATAACAACGGAAATACGGCTTTTAATTATGCTGCAAGAGTTGGAAATATTGAATTACTGAAAAAGATAGCTGCTAAAGGAATTAAGTATAATGACAATGCCCTGTTTTTTGCTGCACAAGGAAATCGTAGAGAAACTACATCATTAGAAGCATATAAATATTTGGTAGAAGAATTAAAACTAAAACCAACTGCTGTAAACAAATCAGAAGAAAATATCCTTCACTTATTAGCAGCTAAACCAAATCAGTCTGAAATTGTTAAATATTTCTTAGGCAAAGGTGTGGATGCTAATAAAGTTGATAAAGATGGAAATACACCTCTTATCAAAGCTGCTGCATCAAGAGAAACTACTGTTTTGGAACAATTATTAGCGGTTACAAAAAATGTAAATGCGAAAAACGCAAAAGGAGAATCAGCTTTGACAATCGCCGTAAAATCAGGAACTACTGAGAATGCTGCGCTTCTTTTAAACAAAGGTGCCGATGTAAACGTTACCGATAAAGACGGCAATAATTTGGGCGTATACCTAGTTCAATCGTATCGTCCTGAAGCATCAAAAGGACCAGATCCTTTAGAAGCAAAAATAAAATTACTACAAGACAAAGGCTTAAATCTTGCTGCTGCTCAAAAAGATGGCAGTACTTTGTATCACTTAGCGGTCGTAAAAAATGAGCTTACTTTGTTAAAAAAATTAGCTGTTTTAAACATCGACGTAAATACAAAAAACAAAGATGGTATGACGGCTTTGCATAAAGCTGCCATGATCTCTAAAAACGATGAAATCCTGAAATACCTGATTTCAATTGGTGCCAAAAAAGACATTAAAACTGAGTTTGACGAAAGTGCTTACGCTCTTGCCAAAGAAAACGAGTCTTTAACAAAACAAAACGTTTCAATTGACTTTTTAAAATAG
- a CDS encoding DUF2271 domain-containing protein produces MKSIFKIALTASLITLLSFQSVAQSKYKCMLQMANYMGEGAYIVVSLINPKGEYEKTLYVMGDDKKWYTSLKEWNKFQTKKHEDISAISGASVTGGDRSITTFEIDDSKLNKGYKLRFESAVEDQKYYTTDAEIPLTTAGLADKTEGKGYIRYVRLNKI; encoded by the coding sequence ATGAAATCAATCTTCAAAATAGCCTTAACTGCTTCATTAATCACTCTACTTTCTTTTCAATCTGTTGCGCAAAGTAAATACAAATGTATGCTTCAAATGGCGAATTATATGGGAGAAGGCGCTTATATCGTTGTTTCTCTTATCAATCCAAAAGGGGAATACGAAAAAACACTTTATGTAATGGGCGATGATAAAAAATGGTACACTTCATTAAAAGAATGGAATAAATTTCAAACTAAGAAACATGAAGATATCAGCGCTATTAGCGGGGCATCCGTTACTGGGGGCGATCGTAGTATCACTACATTTGAAATTGACGATTCTAAATTGAATAAAGGCTATAAATTAAGATTTGAATCTGCCGTCGAGGATCAAAAGTACTATACAACTGATGCTGAAATTCCGCTTACTACGGCAGGTCTTGCTGATAAAACAGAAGGAAAAGGGTACATCAGATACGTAAGATTAAACAAAATTTAA
- a CDS encoding PepSY domain-containing protein, with product MTLSFWRSSHLALALVSSLFLIVASVTGIILAVDAVQEKTLPYKVENFDKITLGQTLPVLKKNYSEMTELTVDYNQFVTLQAIDQDGNDINAYIDVKTGKKLGTPVKKSEFIQWITSFHRSLFLHEAGRFFVGVISFLLFLIAISGFVLVLKRQKGIRNFFSKVIKEYFAQYYHVVLGRLALIPILIIAFTGTYLSLERFNFFMDKKEQKEKTETIAPAKKGAIVNIFKTTLLADVKKIEFPFTDDPEEYYIIELKDREIEVNQVTGEVISEKRSPITAQFADLSLDLHTGRINAIWALVLAIAAANILFFIYSGFAMTLKRRSSRIKNKFKASESKYILLAGSENGSSLRFANAIQKQLNAAGEKAFLTELNSYTVFPKAEHIIVFSSTHGLGDAPSNGKKFISLLKKHSQQQKIKFSVVGFGSTAYPDFCGFAREIDALLEEQNWTERLLALQTVNDKSAVEFVEWIKLWSVKTGIPLSTTPSLYNHVPKGLQKLMVLDKTAISETEHTFIITLRANIRAKFQSGDLLAIYPANDTRERLYSIGNHSGNIQLVVKLHPNGLGSGFLNNLAPGNVLKARIINNHAFHLPKKASKVAFISNGTGIAPFLGMIEQNKKKTEIHLYCGFRMETETVSGYKTFASEMIQKQHLQSFHLALSREENHFYVMDLIKRDAEFFIDLLDNNGVIMICGSLAMQKDVESTLASLLVEKNKQLGDYKNNGQLLTDCY from the coding sequence ATGACTCTTTCTTTTTGGCGTTCCTCTCACCTGGCTCTGGCTTTGGTTTCTTCTTTATTTTTGATAGTAGCATCTGTAACAGGTATTATCCTGGCTGTTGATGCTGTACAGGAAAAAACACTTCCGTATAAAGTTGAAAATTTTGATAAAATAACGCTGGGACAAACGCTTCCTGTGTTAAAAAAGAACTATTCTGAAATGACCGAATTAACTGTTGATTACAATCAGTTTGTAACGCTTCAGGCTATTGATCAGGACGGAAATGACATCAACGCTTATATTGATGTCAAAACAGGAAAAAAGTTAGGAACTCCGGTTAAAAAGAGTGAATTTATTCAGTGGATAACCAGCTTTCATCGCTCTTTGTTTTTGCACGAAGCGGGTCGTTTTTTTGTGGGTGTTATTTCCTTTTTATTATTCTTAATTGCGATTTCAGGATTCGTTCTGGTTTTAAAAAGACAAAAAGGGATTCGTAACTTCTTTTCAAAAGTCATAAAAGAATATTTTGCGCAATATTATCATGTTGTTTTAGGGCGATTGGCTTTAATTCCGATTCTGATTATTGCATTTACAGGAACGTATTTATCGTTGGAGAGGTTTAACTTTTTCATGGATAAAAAAGAGCAAAAAGAAAAAACAGAAACCATTGCGCCTGCCAAAAAAGGTGCGATTGTCAATATTTTCAAGACTACGCTTTTGGCTGATGTAAAGAAAATCGAATTTCCTTTTACAGATGATCCTGAAGAATATTATATCATAGAATTAAAAGACCGCGAAATTGAAGTCAATCAGGTTACGGGTGAAGTGATTAGCGAAAAACGTTCGCCAATAACGGCTCAATTTGCTGATTTGAGTTTAGATCTTCATACCGGAAGAATAAACGCTATTTGGGCTTTAGTTCTCGCTATTGCTGCTGCAAATATTCTCTTTTTTATCTATTCCGGTTTTGCGATGACTTTGAAAAGAAGGTCAAGCCGAATTAAAAATAAATTCAAAGCCAGCGAAAGTAAATACATTTTATTGGCAGGTTCTGAAAATGGAAGTTCATTGCGATTCGCCAATGCGATTCAGAAACAATTGAATGCTGCGGGTGAAAAAGCTTTTTTAACCGAATTGAATAGTTACACTGTTTTTCCAAAAGCAGAACATATTATAGTTTTCTCTTCCACACACGGATTGGGCGATGCGCCCTCCAACGGAAAAAAATTCATATCCCTTTTAAAGAAACACAGTCAACAGCAAAAAATCAAATTTTCCGTCGTTGGATTTGGTTCTACGGCTTATCCTGATTTTTGTGGTTTTGCCCGTGAAATTGATGCACTTTTAGAAGAGCAAAACTGGACAGAACGTCTTTTAGCATTGCAGACTGTCAATGATAAATCGGCGGTAGAATTTGTGGAGTGGATTAAATTATGGAGTGTTAAAACCGGGATACCATTGTCCACAACGCCTTCCTTATACAATCATGTGCCAAAAGGCTTGCAGAAATTAATGGTTTTAGATAAAACCGCTATTTCTGAAACGGAACATACTTTTATCATTACGCTGCGTGCCAATATAAGAGCCAAATTTCAATCCGGTGACTTACTGGCTATTTATCCGGCAAATGATACAAGGGAGCGCCTCTACTCTATCGGAAATCATTCCGGTAACATTCAATTGGTTGTCAAACTGCATCCTAACGGGCTCGGTTCCGGCTTCTTGAATAATTTGGCACCCGGCAATGTCCTCAAAGCAAGAATCATTAACAACCATGCTTTTCATTTGCCTAAAAAAGCTTCAAAAGTGGCTTTTATCTCCAACGGAACCGGAATTGCGCCTTTCCTTGGCATGATCGAACAAAACAAGAAAAAGACAGAAATCCATTTATATTGCGGTTTCAGAATGGAAACAGAAACGGTTTCAGGTTATAAAACCTTCGCTTCAGAAATGATACAAAAGCAACATTTGCAAAGTTTTCATTTGGCTTTATCCCGTGAAGAAAATCATTTTTATGTGATGGATCTGATTAAACGCGATGCTGAATTCTTTATTGATTTGCTGGATAACAATGGCGTAATCATGATTTGCGGTTCACTGGCCATGCAAAAAGATGTGGAATCGACGCTTGCTTCTTTATTAGTTGAGAAAAATAAACAACTGGGTGATTATAAAAACAATGGTCAATTATTGACGGATTGTTATTAA
- a CDS encoding FAD:protein FMN transferase: MLHKYKSPFHSVLFILVFVCTFNAEAQTLRKRTTMLMGGRFDISIVAQDSITAENSIDEIISEITRIENLISDWKPTSQVSEVNQNAGIRPVKVDKEVFELTQRALHFSEITNGAFDISFAAMDRIWKFDGSMTEMPSAEAIKKSVEKVGYKNIILDSAQSTIFLKLKGMKIGFGALGEGYATNKCKDLMFAKGIKAGIVNATGDMTVWGKQPNGKDWNIGMTNPFQTDKVFAVVPLHDGAVTTSGSYEKFVVLEGKRYSHIINPTTGYPSTGLCSVSVFGPNAETANGFSTSIMVLGKEAGISLINKYPEYRWILITDKGKIIKSKNFNKTRFHLKN, translated from the coding sequence ATGCTGCATAAATACAAATCCCCTTTCCATTCAGTACTGTTTATTTTGGTATTTGTATGTACTTTTAATGCTGAAGCTCAAACACTCCGAAAAAGAACAACGATGCTTATGGGAGGCCGGTTTGATATTTCGATTGTAGCGCAAGATTCCATAACAGCAGAAAATTCAATTGATGAAATTATTTCTGAAATCACCAGAATTGAAAATTTAATTTCAGATTGGAAACCCACTTCACAAGTTTCAGAAGTCAATCAGAATGCGGGAATTCGTCCTGTAAAAGTCGACAAAGAAGTTTTTGAACTAACGCAAAGAGCACTTCATTTTTCTGAAATTACCAACGGTGCTTTCGATATCAGTTTTGCAGCCATGGACCGAATCTGGAAATTTGATGGCTCGATGACCGAGATGCCTTCGGCGGAAGCCATAAAAAAATCGGTAGAGAAAGTCGGTTACAAAAACATCATTTTGGATAGCGCGCAATCGACTATTTTCCTAAAATTAAAGGGAATGAAAATTGGTTTTGGCGCTTTAGGCGAAGGATATGCTACCAACAAATGCAAGGATTTAATGTTCGCAAAAGGCATAAAAGCAGGAATCGTAAACGCCACTGGTGATATGACCGTTTGGGGAAAACAACCCAATGGCAAAGACTGGAACATCGGAATGACAAATCCTTTTCAGACCGATAAAGTTTTTGCTGTAGTTCCGTTGCACGATGGCGCCGTAACAACTTCAGGGAGCTACGAAAAATTTGTGGTTTTAGAGGGCAAAAGGTATTCGCATATTATAAATCCAACAACTGGATATCCCTCTACCGGGCTTTGCAGCGTTTCTGTTTTTGGTCCCAATGCCGAAACAGCCAATGGTTTTAGTACTTCGATCATGGTTTTAGGAAAAGAAGCCGGAATCAGCCTCATCAATAAATATCCGGAATACCGCTGGATTTTGATTACAGATAAAGGGAAAATTATTAAATCGAAGAATTTTAATAAGACGAGATTTCATTTGAAAAATTAG